The stretch of DNA aggaagaggaggagaggaagacaggaggagtagaggaggaaaggaggagagcaggaggaggaggagaggaggagagcaggaggaggaggaggaggagaggaggaggaaaaggaagagaggaggaggagaggaggaggaaaggaagagaggaggaggaggaggaggaggaaaaggaagagaggaggaggaggaaaaggaagagaggaggaggagatgttaAAAGTTACTGCAGCTGGTATTGTATTGTGATCATAATACAACACTGATCATTCCAATAGTAACACTGATAATATtaacagcaggaaaaacaataataatagttatgatgatgataatattaCAACTActgctttttatcttttttttttatcttttctttatcttttatcttttgtatcttgattttattttgacttgaaattctTCTGTTCTTAGTTTATCttattattcttcttattattctgTTCTCTGTGAAGCTCTTTGGTCCACCTCAGtcgtttttaaatgtgctttattaATAAAGCTTGACTggactttaataataataaagatgcaACTCTGACCAGGCAGCATCTCGTCGAAGCTCGATCTGGCCTCTGGGTGGCGCAGCAGAGACTTGGGAGTGAAAACTAtcagctggagagagaaaaaaaaacagatttatgacgtataacaacattaaaaaagagctgtgtgtgcgtgtgtgtgtgtgtgtgtgtgcgtgtgtgtgtgtgtgtgtgtgtgcgtgtgtgtgtgcgtgtgtgtgtgtgtctcacaggcTTCCTGAAGGGAGCGAGGATCTGGCGTCTGATCACATGGAAGTAGTTTGCAGGAGACGAGCAGTTCACCACGATCCAGTTACAGTCATACAGCTGACGCACCGCAAAGTCCTCAGTGATggtctgacagacagacaggcacacagacagggagagagagagacagggagagagagagacagacagacagggagagagacagggagagagacagacagagagagaggcagacagacagggagagagacagacggggagacagacagggagacagtcacttatccatttgtttatttgtttatttttatttttactaatattgttattatcactgttatttgctttggcaatataggCACTGCCTTGTCCTGCTAATAAAGCTGTTTACACTGAAATTAAAGCTATTTaaactgacactgaaactgaaactgaaattgagagagagagagtgagagagagagagagagagagtgtaaatataaaaaggcCGGAGCAGCACAGAGTGTGTCTGCGATGTGAGACAGGACGAGCCGAGACAgaaattcattttctctccataTTTGACAGACTAAGAGATTAGAGAAAATTTCTTCATCAGATCCAAAGAGAAAATCCCAAACTTCGTTTCCTCGGTCCCAAACACAGACGGGCAGGTTTCAGTGTAGGATCATTCAGAGTGTTAATGTTCTCTCTCAGATCATCACCTCACTGTCTGACATGCTGCTGCCACACGCCACACAGCTCCATACTGACACTGCAATGTGGTtaggatttatttttcatgtgtacatacacagtttttattgtctttatgtATAGACTCATTTTATTGTTCTCTtttatatgttatgttatttttagCCAACTGAATTGAATATTATCTTATtaatgtgtttctttctctgtttgtatCCATTAAGAGCAGCTTATTGCCTGCAGAGGAAAAATGGAGCGTAAAATAATTTCTGCTGTTCAATAACGTCCCTGAACCTCTGAGCTGTGTTGttcctgattggctgtgttTAACTCTACAATCTGACTggccagggtgtgtgtgtgtgtgtgtgtgtgtgtgtgtgtgtcttacaggCATGACGTCAGGGTCGTCGTTACACATCTGCAGGAATCTCTCTGGACGGGCTGAAGAATGTTCCGgaccctgcagacacacagacagggttACCCTGATGTGCAGTCTGAGGTTACCCTGGTGTTTGATGAGGTCTGGAGGCGGAGGGATCTGAATCCCGTCGACCAATCAGCAACGACTGACGTGTCCCGTCGCCGTGCCGACACGGCAGAGCCGACACCGTCTGACCTCAAGCCGTTCATCACCTCCACTGAGCCACATTACCTCATCACATTTACACATCTACagagcgtgtgtgagtgtgtgtgtgtgtgtgtgtgtgtgtgtgtgtgcgagcctCACCATGCCCTCCATGCCgtgcggcagcagcagcacgaTGCCGTTCTGTCTGACCCACTTGGCCTGTCCGGGGCAGATGAACTGGTCGATGATGCACTGAGCCGTGTTGTGGAAGTCTCCGAACTGAGCCTCCCACAGCACCAGGGCGTTGGGGCTCGCCATGGCGAAGCCCAGCTCGAACCCTGAAACATGAGGAACACGGGTTTATACGATAAAACCAGCTCGAACCCTGAAACATGAGGAACACGGGTTTATACGATAAAACCAGCTCGAACCCTGaccaacataaataaaaacattgtgcagaatgagtccctttaattctgtgtttattactgaggttgtagtttgcagagatctgcattatactgagaggggtttctagttttttgtcctccctatttatatacatggggagggacagaatagtggaaacagctgtcagtaaagtgcagcactaactatgagctcaatgccaaacacagacatgaatgaacacctctgttaccgtgacaacaagacaagctgagcattaaaggcagcaggagaggaaactttacggcacaacagctggactggattagattagattatacacacactcaagtgacactgagtgtgtgtgtgtattaatttCCCCTGTATTCATTCTGAAGCGGGGCAGAATTATGAGCAGCACTGCTAAAATTTCACCTGATCATtacagcacagcaacacaataacagcaTCAGAGAGTCAGTGAGTCACTGATCAGAGCATCACAGGCCAGCATCCTGCCTCTCCTCGCTTTTCAAACACCTTCTGCATAAAGACTCTGTTAGGAGAGCACAGCAGCTCCTTTAAGGAGGAGCACAGtaggtaatgtgtgtgtgtgtgtgcgtgtgtgtgtgtgtgtgtgtgtgcactgaccCAGCACTCCGTACTCGGACAGGGAGCTGTTGCAGACGGTGTAAGGCGCCTGGTCAGGAGAGAGGTGGTTCATGGGAATGCAGGTCCTCTTGTCCACGTTCTGGTCGTGGAGGACGTGATGACGATGACTGACAGGCACAGGAACGAATcaatattattaattattattgattattttatgtCAACATGATGtctgtgtagtgtgtgtttaCGGGGGTTTAGAACAACAGGTGACCTTGTTCCCTGACCTCCTGCCAGAACCCCGTTACACACAATAATCTGGTTTCTCACGTGCATGAAGACGCGACCGGCCGATCGATCAGTGATCGATTGAtctattgactgactgattgattgagcGTGCGCACCTGAACGTCCCTCGCTCCACATCCTGACCCGACAGGCGCACGTGGATGCCCTCCTTCAGCAGCGAGCCAAAGGCCATGTACTCGCCCAGAGCCCAGTCCACCGTGCGCTTCTTCACCATGTCAGCCCGGCCCTTCAGGATCCTGCTGAGGCCTGACACACAGCGAGCGCGTTAAccgcaaaaaacacacaaaacacacaaaacacacactctgcaacTTCACATCTAGCCGACCTGGAAGGGTGACCTAAGATAAATCTCTATACGTTACTTGTTATTTATCAGCTGCTTCCCATGAAACTGGCAGCAAACTAAAAATGACGTTTTACCATcaacatttgttttgctttttttttggtttggtttctgaCACCATCAACATTTTCCCTGCAGCTCAGAAACATTTCAGCTGATTTACAgttaactctgtgtgtgtgtgtgtgtgtgtgtgtgtgtgtgtgttacctccgTGGATGGTGAAGTCCTCCACAGGGACGGAGGAGGCGATCCCTCCGATGTGTGTGAGGTTCTCCTCGGTCAGGCCGGTGGACGGGCAGCTCATGGACTTGGGCTGACCGTCCAGAGTGAAGAaacctgcgcacacacacacacacacacacgtacaaattttcatcacacacacctgtgctcTTAAATGTTCATCCTGTGCTCATACTATTCCTTCCTTTTAGCTGTTTtactgctctctctgtctttgttatgttattttaggtttttgtagcactttgagattcttttatgaaaagcgctttacaaataaaatctattattgttatcattattattattattattataattatgaaCTCGTCAAAGCCTCTTTTCCCTCTGATGTGAtcctgcagccatgaaacagcGACTCCTTGGCTTGAACATTTCCCTCAGCGTCAGAGAGACGGAGCTGCTGCTTGGAAACGGATCAACTCCAATTTAAAATCCaggttttttattttggatttaagAGCACCACTCATGAAGGAACTCCTCATTTTGTGCAGGGTTCTGTTTTATGTGCTCCAACAGGGTTTATCCAGATTTCTGTTTTACCACGATCACATTAACAAATTTAAGATGTCCAGCagtcatgtgtgttttttccctaGTCGAGAACCAGGTCTGCACATTTGTAAAAAACAGAGTTGACACTGTAAAATATACATGTAAAAACAGTTCCTCTTCCCTCCTGGTTTGTTCACTCCTTGTTaaattctgccagtgggatgaggtaatctgagataatcccactggtttccaacactaatcaacttgtttccagaattttcttgaatcaagtgtcgttttcttgatcctggtggttGATGTGTCTTATTCAACACATTGACACTGAAACTGACTGGGTGAGTCTCCCCTGTGACGTGTACATGTGGTGAAGACGCACCGGGCCAGGGGGAGTCCAGCCAGTGCTTGATGTGCAGGATCTTCTCGTCTTTGGAGCGAGCGTACGCCTCCTCACAGATCTTGTCGTACTTCGCGATCTCCtcctgcacacagagacaccggCACGTTTTCAGTTTCAACTCCAAAACCCACCGCAGACGACTCAGTCATCCTGATCCCAGTCAGCGTCAACAAACTAACTGTCAAAGTCATGTCAGAGATCAGTCTGCATAACaactttctatttttatttactccctctctctccctctctccctcacctcaTACTCCTGGCGGCTGACGGCTCCCTCTGCGATCAGCTTCTCGGCGTACTTCAGCAGAACTCCCTTCTGCTTCTTGATCTGCTTGTACATCAGAGGCTGAGTGAACATCGGCTCGTCCATCTCATTATGGCCCATCCGACGgtaacacacctgcacacagacagacagacaggcagacagacaggcaggcaggcagacagccaggcagggagacagacaggcagacagacagacaggcagacagacagggagacagagacacacagagttTTAGCagtaatttaataaataaataagtttctCAGTACATCAGTGATACTGAATAACACCAACTGTTTGTAATGTTCTGcagcaaaatgatgaaaaacaccCATTTAATTTATATCCTTTATGTAGAACGTTATGATTACACATgacccaggtgtgtgtgtgtgcgtgtgtgtgtgtgtgtgtgtgtgtgtgtgtgcgcgcactgACCAGGTCGACCACCACGTCCTTGTGGAAGGTGGCCCTCCACTCGGCGGCCACGTTGCAGACGTACATGACGGCCTCGGGGTCGTCGGCGTTGACGTGGAAGATGGGCGCGTTGACGACGCGAGCCACGTCGGTGGGGTACGGGGACGAGCGCGCCATGCGGGGGTCCGTGGTGAAACcgatctgacacacacagagagagaagacacatttacattcaagcaaaacacacaaatcaggAAATCCCATGACTGTTTGTGGTTTAAGTGATTTCCAGCGTGTGCTGTAACTAAGGCCCCGTCTCCACCTGAGTCTCACCTGCACACCTGGACTTAATCATCATTAATGCTTACTCATCAATAATTCATTTGTTCTTACGTACCTTCCATAGCCCCTACTGTACTCCATGCTCTcttgtattgtttttcttttcttttttcttcttttttttctctgtttgtttggttgttttttatatatatatttatatattgtttatctgtctgctatgattgtattttgtgtaaatatgcTTTAGCAATGTTGTATAATATGCagccatgccaataaagctaattgaattgaattgaaaattgaaaatagagagagagagagagagagagagagagagagagagagagagagagagagagagagagagagagagagagagagagagagagagagagagagagagagagagagagagagagagagagagagagagagagagagagagagagaggaaaacagacattttgaCTGTACAGTGAAAGTCTTTCTTTATTGTTGCTCGTTCCaaacaaattaaagtaaaaatgcGACGgtgctgaacagcagcagccgtTCTAAATGTCCGACCAGTCGAGTTTGTAATCGTCAACCTGAACCCTGTGGGCTTCCATCACCTTCAGCCTCACATTGGTGGGCGGGCCTTCGGTCCGTCCTGGGTCACCTGTCTGTTAACAGGTGAGGCAGTGAGTCCTGAGAGACACCGAGGACACTCTGCTGCTGTCCATCACCCAGGACGCAGGTTAAcgcaggtggaaacagggcctgtgtgtgtgttacctccaCATGCatggtgctctgtgtgtgtgagtgtgtgtgtgtgtgtgtgtgtgtgtgtgtgttacctggttGTTGACAACCACGTGCACGGTGCCGTGCGTGGTGTAGGACGGCAGGTCAGACAGGTGGAAGGTTTCGTAGACGATGCCTTGACCTGCAAACGCTGCATCACCGTGAAGCAGGATGGACATcacctgcacgcacacacacacacacacacacacacacacacacacacacacacgtgtctcTTCACACTGTTTCTGTGAGCAGCAGAAAATGACTGGTGCTGAGCtttagcagcagcagaaacacagcagactgGTTTGGTTCATGTGTTGAAGGACATTTTCTGCTGTGAGCCgcaacagaaacagcagcagaaagaaaTTCACTGAAACCAAAGAGTTTtcaaagcagcaacacacacagagcatgaaGCTCAGAAACTGGAAGGAGGCAGGAAAAAATACCTTCTAACTACATGAAAGTGTGATTTGCAAACTAAATAGTAATATTCAGAGCTTTACTTCTGAACTACAGCTTACTTTATGTTTGTCAGCTCTCTGAGCTTTTTAAGGgttctggattaaaaaaaataaaaataataataataaaaataaaaaaacactggggACCTTCTCCGCCCTGAGTTTTGTTTCTAATGTTTTATAACCTGTTATCTCATCATTTGACAGAAGCCGACAGtcaacagaggaaacactgcagctgctggaggactggacctgtctgtccctctgtctgtctgtctgtctgtctgtctgtctgtctgtctgtctgtctgtctgtctctctgttctaACCTCTTTGTATTTTGGACAACTTGTAAGAAAAATCACTTTCTATCTCAGCTTCTCTTATTTCACGTTGCATACAAACCAAAGCCATCTTGTCTATAtcgtctctctctccgcctctgcctgtctcaccctctTGCCGTCGCTGTCTCCGCAGTAGAACTGCTCGGCCTTGGTCTTGCCCTGCACCACGGGGTCCACGGCCTCCAGGTGGGAGGGGTTAGCCACCAGGGACAGGGTGATGTTCCTGTCCGTCACTCTGTTGATGCGGCGATGGTACATCCCCAGGTGGTACTTCACATCGCCTGAGCcctgaaacagcagcaggcGCTCAGGCACAGCAGAACCTGTTGCTAATGGCAGTATTACCTGTTGTAGTACTACTAATATACCTGCTTAGAGACTGACTGATATCAGCTGATTGTGGCCTATCACAGATATTTATCCAAGAATACGGttatcacagcctcatcaaactttataGCCACACACTGGAGAGCGAGGCCggtcagaggagctctgcttctccagctggactgacgaTAAGGGCCAGTTTGtgacacattaacacaacacaacgctcaacatccactcacaggaaaattaaattcttacagaaatctccaaacgTCAAAgatttttgacaccaaatcaaagcatgtaCTTTTCTGTGGTGCTCCTCAAGGTCTTGATGTCCTAATGTTGGATTTTGGAAGACTACTGGACTGTTGTTATTAATTCTCCAGTGgtcaaaaatgatcaaattttgcaccaaatctgtgtaatgGTAATGgtatcaacataaaaattgCTTATGACACATAACTGAACATGGGAATGGCTTCATATGATTCAATCATAACGTTTGAACCCTTACACACcctgaataaaaaaacatataatgtTTATTAGAGATTCTGACTAGAATAATTGTGAAAGGGTCAGAACGGTAAGGTAGATCAAAACAGAAGTGAAGCATGAGGCTCCTCAGATAAATGTAATCCCCACTTGctgacagattatttcagcctctaacactctttgtgtttctgttgcgAGCAGCAGGCAGAACAGGAGAGCAGCTGCTGCGAGGAGGCGCTTTCCTTCACGCCGCAGACTATACGAACTTActgcatgaaaaa from Myripristis murdjan chromosome 9, fMyrMur1.1, whole genome shotgun sequence encodes:
- the ogdha gene encoding oxoglutarate (alpha-ketoglutarate) dehydrogenase a (lipoamide) isoform X2, encoding MHRLRTCAARLRPLTASQAAQTVGQQRPLTVAGVGGTRTFQPIRCYTAPVASEPFLNGTSSNYVEEMYFAWLENPKSVHKSWDVFFRNANAGAPPGSAYQSPLAMSPAGGVAVPQFSSMVAAQPNVEKLVEDHLAVQSLIRAYQIRGHHVAQLDPLGIMDADLDSCVPTDIITSSDKLGFYGLEESDLDKVFRLPTTTFIGGSESALPLKEIIRRLEMAYCQHIGVEFMFINDLEQCQWIRQKFETPGVMQFTLEEKRTLLARMVRSTRFEEFLQRKWSSEKRFGLEGCESLIPALKTIIDKSSENGVENVIMGMPHRGRLNVLANVIRKELEQIFCQFDSKLEAADEGSGDVKYHLGMYHRRINRVTDRNITLSLVANPSHLEAVDPVVQGKTKAEQFYCGDSDGKRVMSILLHGDAAFAGQGIVYETFHLSDLPSYTTHGTVHVVVNNQIGFTTDPRMARSSPYPTDVARVVNAPIFHVNADDPEAVMYVCNVAAEWRATFHKDVVVDLVCYRRMGHNEMDEPMFTQPLMYKQIKKQKGVLLKYAEKLIAEGAVSRQEYEEEIAKYDKICEEAYARSKDEKILHIKHWLDSPWPGFFTLDGQPKSMSCPSTGLTEENLTHIGGIASSVPVEDFTIHGGLSRILKGRADMVKKRTVDWALGEYMAFGSLLKEGIHVRLSGQDVERGTFSHRHHVLHDQNVDKRTCIPMNHLSPDQAPYTVCNSSLSEYGVLGFELGFAMASPNALVLWEAQFGDFHNTAQCIIDQFICPGQAKWVRQNGIVLLLPHGMEGMGPEHSSARPERFLQMCNDDPDVMPTITEDFAVRQLYDCNWIVVNCSSPANYFHVIRRQILAPFRKPLIVFTPKSLLRHPEARSSFDEMLPGTHFQRVILEDGVAAERPEEVKRLIFCTGKVYYELTKERKNRGMEGTVAIARMEQLSPFPFDLVKAESERYANADLVWCQEEHKNQGYYDYVKPRIRTTIQRAKPVWYAGRDPAAAPATGNKNTHLVEVRRFLDTAFGLDAFKDQQ
- the ogdha gene encoding oxoglutarate (alpha-ketoglutarate) dehydrogenase a (lipoamide) isoform X1 translates to MHRLRTCAARLRPLTASQAAQTVGQQRPLTVAGVGGTRTFQPIRCYTAPVASEPFLNGTSSNYVEEMYFAWLENPKSVHKSWDVFFRNANAGAPPGSAYQSPLAMSPAGGVAVPQFSSMVAAQPNVEKLVEDHLAVQSLIRAYQIRGHHVAQLDPLGIMDADLDSCVPTDIITSSDKLDVAVFKERLRVLTVGGFYGLEESDLDKVFRLPTTTFIGGSESALPLKEIIRRLEMAYCQHIGVEFMFINDLEQCQWIRQKFETPGVMQFTLEEKRTLLARMVRSTRFEEFLQRKWSSEKRFGLEGCESLIPALKTIIDKSSENGVENVIMGMPHRGRLNVLANVIRKELEQIFCQFDSKLEAADEGSGDVKYHLGMYHRRINRVTDRNITLSLVANPSHLEAVDPVVQGKTKAEQFYCGDSDGKRVMSILLHGDAAFAGQGIVYETFHLSDLPSYTTHGTVHVVVNNQIGFTTDPRMARSSPYPTDVARVVNAPIFHVNADDPEAVMYVCNVAAEWRATFHKDVVVDLVCYRRMGHNEMDEPMFTQPLMYKQIKKQKGVLLKYAEKLIAEGAVSRQEYEEEIAKYDKICEEAYARSKDEKILHIKHWLDSPWPGFFTLDGQPKSMSCPSTGLTEENLTHIGGIASSVPVEDFTIHGGLSRILKGRADMVKKRTVDWALGEYMAFGSLLKEGIHVRLSGQDVERGTFSHRHHVLHDQNVDKRTCIPMNHLSPDQAPYTVCNSSLSEYGVLGFELGFAMASPNALVLWEAQFGDFHNTAQCIIDQFICPGQAKWVRQNGIVLLLPHGMEGMGPEHSSARPERFLQMCNDDPDVMPTITEDFAVRQLYDCNWIVVNCSSPANYFHVIRRQILAPFRKPLIVFTPKSLLRHPEARSSFDEMLPGTHFQRVILEDGVAAERPEEVKRLIFCTGKVYYELTKERKNRGMEGTVAIARMEQLSPFPFDLVKAESERYANADLVWCQEEHKNQGYYDYVKPRIRTTIQRAKPVWYAGRDPAAAPATGNKNTHLVEVRRFLDTAFGLDAFKDQQ
- the ogdha gene encoding oxoglutarate (alpha-ketoglutarate) dehydrogenase a (lipoamide) isoform X3 → MHRLRTCAARLRPLTASQAAQTVGQQRPLTVAGVGGTRTFQPIRCYTAPVASEPFLNGTSSNYVEEMYFAWLENPKSVHKSWDVFFRNANAGAPPGSAYQSPLAMSPAGGVAVPQFSSMVAAQPNVEKLVEDHLAVQSLIRAYQVMGHHNAQLDPLGISCVNFDDAPVNTGFQHVGFYGLEESDLDKVFRLPTTTFIGGSESALPLKEIIRRLEMAYCQHIGVEFMFINDLEQCQWIRQKFETPGVMQFTLEEKRTLLARMVRSTRFEEFLQRKWSSEKRFGLEGCESLIPALKTIIDKSSENGVENVIMGMPHRGRLNVLANVIRKELEQIFCQFDSKLEAADEGSGDVKYHLGMYHRRINRVTDRNITLSLVANPSHLEAVDPVVQGKTKAEQFYCGDSDGKRVMSILLHGDAAFAGQGIVYETFHLSDLPSYTTHGTVHVVVNNQIGFTTDPRMARSSPYPTDVARVVNAPIFHVNADDPEAVMYVCNVAAEWRATFHKDVVVDLVCYRRMGHNEMDEPMFTQPLMYKQIKKQKGVLLKYAEKLIAEGAVSRQEYEEEIAKYDKICEEAYARSKDEKILHIKHWLDSPWPGFFTLDGQPKSMSCPSTGLTEENLTHIGGIASSVPVEDFTIHGGLSRILKGRADMVKKRTVDWALGEYMAFGSLLKEGIHVRLSGQDVERGTFSHRHHVLHDQNVDKRTCIPMNHLSPDQAPYTVCNSSLSEYGVLGFELGFAMASPNALVLWEAQFGDFHNTAQCIIDQFICPGQAKWVRQNGIVLLLPHGMEGMGPEHSSARPERFLQMCNDDPDVMPTITEDFAVRQLYDCNWIVVNCSSPANYFHVIRRQILAPFRKPLIVFTPKSLLRHPEARSSFDEMLPGTHFQRVILEDGVAAERPEEVKRLIFCTGKVYYELTKERKNRGMEGTVAIARMEQLSPFPFDLVKAESERYANADLVWCQEEHKNQGYYDYVKPRIRTTIQRAKPVWYAGRDPAAAPATGNKNTHLVEVRRFLDTAFGLDAFKDQQ